From the Eleutherodactylus coqui strain aEleCoq1 chromosome 7, aEleCoq1.hap1, whole genome shotgun sequence genome, one window contains:
- the LOC136573286 gene encoding probable N-acetyltransferase camello, whose product MADVLIRTYESRDYDAVRALFARGMVDYLPSTCKYLLRLCRVHLIILASFITFYLVFRSLFMSSLGVVALLAGGRLLLILVFQNVINKAHKKDLQNIEESYMLRQNACFWVAETNGQVVGMVGVQPVQGSCYDVVLRRLSVAKDHQHKGIATTLCRHVVDFARHRGYKHVTLNTSTIQHAAHKLYLNMGFRKTRSKKISNFFGRLAKASITYYSYDIQT is encoded by the coding sequence ATGGCGGACGTCCTCATAAGAACTTATGAGAGCAGAGACTATGATGCAGTTCGAGCGTTGTTTGCCCGAGGGATGGTGGACTATCTTCCCAGTACCTGCAAGTACCTGTTGAGGCTTTGTCGAGTTCACCTGATAATCCTCGCGTCCTTCATCACTTTCTACTTGGTTTTCAGATCCCTCTTCATGTCTTCATTGGGTGTCGTGGCTCTTTTGGCCGGCGGTCGTCTGCTCCTCATATTGGTCTTTCAAAACGTTATAAACAAAGCCCACAAGAAGGACTTGCAGAACATAGAAGAGTCCTACATGCTGAGGCAGAACGCCTGCTTCTGGGTGGCAGAGACCAATGGTCAGGTTGTTGGCATGGTGGGTGTCCAACCTGTGCAAGGTTCCTGTTATGATGTGGTGTTGAGACGTTTGTCTGTGGCCAAGGACCATCAGCACAAGGGGATCGCTACAACTCTCTGCAGGCACGTCGTTGACTTTGCCCGTCATCGTGGATACAAACATGTGACTTTAAATACATCAACCATACAACACGCTGCCCATAAGCTCTATCTGAACATGGGGTTCAGGAAAACGAGATCCAAAAAGATCTCAAATTTCTTTGGAAGACTGGCAAAAGCTTCTATTACCTATTACTCGTATGATATACAGACATAA